In Fusarium oxysporum f. sp. lycopersici 4287 chromosome 9, whole genome shotgun sequence, the genomic stretch GAgaaagatgagaaagaaacgagtgatgatgttggggCTACTTTGAGCCAAGACTTACAGAATCGTGTGCTGGAAGCACCCCCTGACTCTGCTGAAGCTCAATTGCTGCAGGAATCTATACGATCGAGTGTTGCGGCGGAGGCAGCGGCAACAGCAGCGAGTCCTAGTCACCAAACAGAACCCGTAACTTCAGCGCCGGTTTCggaagatgttgatatgTCGGGTGCCGATGATGTTATTGTTCAGCCGACTGCACTCAATGCTAACGAACAAGTCAAAGAAGACAGTACTCAAACTAAATCTGATATCGATATAGCACGAGCCAACTCATTCGAGAACTCAGATGAAGTGCCAGGCATTAAAGAGATTCCAGACAGTCAAGAGGAGCCCCCTGAGCAGATGGATGTGGACGTCCCTGAGCCCAAAGCAACCGTTcaagctcaaactcaaagTCAAGAGGTCAAATCAGATGGGAGTACACAGGCTACCGAGAAAGCCCCGTCAACACCTACGCCAGCGCCCATTTCTGATGTTGCCACTGTACCTGTGGAGTCGGCACCCAAAGAGTCCCCCCAAAAGGTTGAGCGCGCTGTTACCAGAGTGTCCTCCAGAGCCATGCGCCCAAAGTCAGTCAGCGAGATTGTCGGTGCAACTCCTCGACAAACCCCGACCGTAGAGCACACTTCGACCAACAAAAGCCTGGACAATCAATTGACCCCCTTGACTTCGACACCCAAATCGCCAAGCTTAAGACATCGCCATATCTCAGCTCATCAAAGGCAGAGGTCACGAAGCCAGCCCTCGACTGTTGTTTTCGGAAAGCAATCCAAGAAAGCAGACGAAAGGTCAATAGTGGCCAGCCAGCGCGATCCGATCATACCGACAGAGGACTACTACACTCCCCTTTTCGTCCAGGGATTCGCTGGCAGCTCCTCCTGGATGCAGCCCATCGAGAAGATCTTGTACACAGCCAACAAGACCGTGACTACCCCTGATGCCAATCTTGCCATTCAGGACCATCAGGCTTGTAAAGTTCTGCGCCGGGTTTACCACCTACAGCAGCATGACAAATGGTCTCTACGACAACCCAAGCGCTGCCCTGAGCCAACACGCCCCCCGTCGCACTGGGATGTCATGCTCCAAGAAATGAAATGGATGCGAACTGATTTCCGAGAAGAACGCAAATGGAAAAGGGCTGTGGCAAAAAATCTTGCATATGCTTGCGCAGAATGGCACGAATCTACCCCCGAAGAGCGAAAATTGATGCAGGTTTCTGCTGTGATACCCCCGAAGGCACAGCCTGCCCCCGACGTTTCGATGGGTGATGTTGAGGGCGAAAATCAACTCACACCTGATCTCATCTCAAGCGGAGATGTCGAGTCTATTGACAACCTGGATGATTTAACTGAGGATTTTCCTGAGACGATAGCACCGTccgccatcttctctctGCAAGACGACGACGTTATCTTTGGACTTCGTCGAACAGCTGCTGCAGACCAACTTCTGGAGGAGCTACCCATGTTTGGAAAGCCTCTCCAGGTTCCCAAATTTGACCTTACAGGTCCTGAATGGGATCCTGATGCTCATTGGCGACGACCAGCTCTACCACTGAGCAAGTATGTTGAAGGTCACATGAAGTTGGTTTCAGATGGTCCGCCAAGGAAGCGCAGCCGATATGATTACCAGAACGAGGATTCGGATGACGAGGGTGAGGCTGGTTTTGTTAGCAGTGATCCTTCACCCAGTCTTCCTCTACCACCAGCTACTGATGAGGTGGCCCTATTTAATCCCGAGATGAAGCATATTCGCGATCGCCTCTATGTTGGCCATCAGTTCCGACCGCCTTCGGAATATCCGATGCCGTTACAGAGCTTTTTCGAATGCAGAAGCCCCTCTCAGTGGACAATtaacgaggatgatgaacTTCGAAATCTTGTCCGGGAATACTCTTACAATTGGTCCCTTATTGCCAGCATGTTGGCACCCAAATCCCGCTTTACTTCGGGTGCTGAGAGACGGTCCCGTGGGAATGTTTCGAGANNNNNNNNNNNNNNNNNNNNNNNNNNNNNNNNNNNNNNNNNNNNNNNNNNNNNNNNNNNNNNNNNNNNNNNNNNNNNNNNNNNNNNNNNNNNNNNNNNNNNNNNNNNNNNNNNNNNNNNNNNNNNNNNNNNNNNNNNNNNNNNNNNNNNNNNNNNNNNNNNNNNNNNNNNNNNNNNNNNNNNNNNNNNNNNNNNNNNNNNNNNNNNNNNNNNNNNNNNNNNNNNNNNNNNNNNNNNNNNNNNNNNNNNNNNNNNNNNNNNNNNNNNNNNNNNNNNNNNNNNNNNNNNNNNNNNNNNNNNNNNNNNNNNNNNNNNNNNNNNNNNNNNNNCAACAGCACACAGCTTCGCAGAATGCAGCCAATAAAAAGGGTTGATGATCCTGCATCACAACGCACCAACAAGACACCGAGAGAATACAGCATCTTGCGACATGAGCGAGACCAAGCCCTGGCAGAAAAGATGGCGCAGTATGCGTCAaggcaagaagctcaaagacGAGTAAGTACTACACATCAGAACAGAAGTACAAAGCTGACATCCTCTCAGGCTGCCTTGCAAGCCAGGgctcaaggtcaagctcaGATGGCTGGCACTCCTGGAGCTGCGCAGGTCGGTCAGAACTCAGCTCAAGCcgctgccgccgccgccgccgccgtgGCAGCAGCCAATGGAATGAATGGTGTTGGCCGACTTAATGTACCTAATCAGCTTGCTGttgccgccgccgccgccggCCAAGCTCGTCCTAGAATGCCCATGCAATCTCCTGCTGCCAATGGCATGGGGGGTGTTCCGTCTCAAATGGCTGGCGGGCTCGTTCCACCTAATCAGATGACGAGTGCGCAACAAGCCCAATTGCAGGCAATGCAGGGACAACACAACCGCATGCCCATGCCAAACCCTCAGCCTGACGTCAACTTGATGATGCGTGCCCAGCGCATCTCCGAACAACAACGTCTGGCACAGATGCAGCACGCTCAAGGCGGCCCTGGCACCCCTGGCCAAGGGGCGAACGGTTCCCAGCAGAGTCCCCCCTTGAACATGCGAAATGGtgtcaacagcatcaacgGAGCCAATACAATGAACCAGCAGAACTTCATAAATAACGCCCAGGCTATGATGGCACAGTTCAACTCCGGTAATCTCGGCTCACCACAGGCCAATGGCCTTCATATGCCGGCTGGTCCTGCTGGCTCAATAGCCCCACGACCACAAGCACAGCTCCCCCCTAGCATTGCCGCTCAGCTTGTTCAGCTCGAGGCCCAGTTTCGTACTAAGAACCCGACCCTACCCCCTGATCAAATTCGCCAAATGGCAACAGAGCATCTGACACGCCTTATGATGGCTCAGCGCACTGCTATGAACTCTGCTGCTGGTACAGCGAACGGCCAAGGCGGACTTGCTGCGAGCATCGCCGCTACGACAAGCCCTCACCAATACGCCGCGCTGCttcgccaacaacaacagcagcaggcAAGTCAAGCGGCTGGTAGCCCTGgacaacaacaccagcagcttcaccagcagcatcaacaagcgaaacaacagcagcctcaacagcagcctcaacagcagcaacaagggcaagggcaagggcaagcCCAGGCCcaagctcagcagcagcaacaagctcagcaacagcaacagaggCAGGCAAGCGGCAGTGCTACACCGTCAGCAGGCTAATCGTACAAAACGGGcaaaataaaataaagtttCTTGTTTGGGTTCTAGAACCACTGGTTTGGTTGGTGCATGGGAAGCGATGAATATTGGTGTTGATCTTGTCATGAAAAAAGCGTGCAGGCAAAAGAAGGGGCATcattctggttctggttgtACAGTTGCTTACCCTTTTTATGTATGAGCAACGGATGGTTGGTATGGCATATTCGTGATGAGTTGGAGATCATCTGTAGATAcattttattaattattcGAGGTGTGAAATAGGCGTATCATTACGCCAAGCCTCGAAGTCCTCGTCTGTTCAAGGcgattttttttttaaaaaaaaaaaaaacaccaCCCTCATGCAATTGCATTCACCATCTCGCGCATCCGCAAGTGACACGATGAATAGGAAATACGAGCACAAGATAGAATAAACATATCATTTATCTAACATCAATGCCATGTCTATACTAATGAAACCCAACGCCGTTCATGCACATAAGATGATACAGCCCGCCTCGACGCGGGAATCTCATGAATATCCATCATTCACTATATCCCACTCAGCTTGGTCCACCGTGCCCGCCCCTAGAGCCATCACCTTGAAGCAGTAGCCTGGGCTTGATGAAGTCCTCGTCTAGATGGTGGAACACACTGGCAGGATCCTCCGAGGACCAGAGCTGTCGGAGGGCATTGGTTGCTGTTATAGGTTGGCCACCGGGTGTCTCTGTCGTGGGAGTTGCATATGCACTGTCTACTCGAGATGGAGGAGCGGTGCTAGCCCGTGGCAGTGGTGATCGTCGGGCTGGCGGAGGCAGGTCGGAGACGTCAATATCGCTACCAATGTCGGAATCATCGTTATGGCGAAGGAGATCAGATCGCTCCGGGATAGAGTTCTTTCGACTCTTGCTAACAGGGCGGCCACCAGTGTGCGGAGACGAGGCGCCTGAGACATAACTAGCAGACTGGCCAGCTTCGAGACTGCCAAGGGCGACGCTGCCATTCCGGCGAGGATTATATCCGATCCCTGTTCCTGAACGCTTGACCTGAAGGCCTCCGCCAAAGGTCTCGATATCGAActcatcgtcgctgtcgacttcttcaacaacgcCAGTCCGAATACCCAGGATCTCAAGCATTCGAGCAGTCGTACCACCAAAAATGATGACAGTAAGCACGACAACAACCAGAACAGTAGCTCTAAGTGCGGGCGCGTTGTCGCCAGTGAGCAAAGCAGCAAGCGCCACGCCGACAGCTCCACGGAGGCCAGCCCAGTAGAGCATGGCCTGGTAGTTGTAGGGCAGCTCATCGCCAACCTCTTGACCGCGTCTGCTGGCGCGATATCGAATGAACCAGTTAATAGCCTTGGACAAAGGGAATACAGCGACCCATCTGGCAGCACAGACAGCCAGAATAGTGACAATGATGAGAGGCGGCTGGAATGAAAGGTTGTTGTCTGTGAACAAAGCCAGCCCCAGGTAAATGAATATGAAGTTCTCAGACAACTGCGATAAGATTTGAAAGATGAACTTGGTGGTGAGTTGAGTTCGGCGTGACATGTTGAAATAGGCATAGTGCTTAAGTGTAATACCGCAGAAAAGCAGCGACACAATACCTGCATGGAAATTAGAATGTGTGTAGCACAAGCCAAGACTGGAGTAACGTACCAGACATATGAAGGCCgtgagagaagaagtaaGTGGCGTAGGCGATCAAGACAATCAAACAACTCTCAATCTTGGGAATACGGCGAAGGTAGGTAAACTTAAGCAGCAAAGCAGTGCCCACGCCAACAATGAAGCCAATAAACAtgctgcagaagaagacgagcAAAAAGATTCCTGTACCTTCGAAGAAGCTGACGATGCCAAGATTAGCagcctcgcccttcttgtACTTCTGCGCAGTTTCGAAAATGACAATGGCAATAGCATCATTGAGAATCGACTCTCCAAATATGATGGTATACAGCTTGGGGTCAACCTTGTAGGTGTTGAAGATTGCGAGAATAGTGACAGGGTCAGTAGCGGAGAGAGTTGCGCCCACGGAAATCGCATCGACAAAGGTCATGCCCAGCGATCCGGGGAGGAGTGTAAAGATGTACAGGATCAAGCCAATGACGACAGCCGACAGAAAGGTTCCAGCAAAggcaaaggtcaagatgGTACCAATGTTGCGGAAGAAGTTGGCCTGATGTAGCTCATAACCCGAGGATAGAATAATAGGTGGCAGAAGAAGGTTAAAGAAGATTTGGTAGTCGAAACTGATCATGTTGCGAATAGAGTCGCCAGAAGCTATCATCAAGACAAGCCCAACAACCATTCCTGCAAGGAGAAGACATGTAAGCCATTGATCCCCGGTAGTTGATTTCAGGGAGCGCACCAGCAAAGATGGATATAACCGTTTCATGTATAGCAGtgaccttcttcatctgcagCATATAGCTTGTGAAGAAAGCAATAATGAGCAGCATAATCGAGATGAAGAGCGCCCATGCCGCGAACAATTCCTTCTGAGCAGAGTCACCCTCTGGAGGTCATCGTCAGTATTTCTTGTGGTGAATTGTCTCTTTTCGAATGGGAAAACGCACCCTCAGGATCGCTCTCTTCATCGGTCGCTCGCTCTATGTTCGATTCGTCAGTCTCACGTTGCGGAATTAGAGTCGGGCTCCATAGGTGATGAATAGCGTACTAAGGAGCTGGAAGCCCATTCCAACGAATCTTGCGGAAGCCATTGTATTTGCGACGTCTCCGTCTCTGTCTCTTTGCGATAATTTAAAGCTGTCGCGATCGTCCAGATCAAGTGGGAAACCCTTTGCGCGAGCCTCGTAAGCTGCAGCACTGGAACATTCGCAAGGGAGCGCGAGTATCGAGAGGAAGCGGTATTGGGACCGCAGGACGAATTACTGtagatgttgttgttgctgctgctgacgaCGTCGACACGAAAGAAGAGTCCAGGCAGCGAAATAGCGAATGTTGGAGGGAACAAGTTGGCGTGCCCTGGTCTGGGTATGCGATAGGAAGCTAGAGGGATACTACCtaaggttaaggtaaggtaaggtaatGGAACTATGCTAAGTGCAAGGTGGGCCGAGCAGCCAAGATAGGTACACCAGATGAAAGGCGACAGCTTTCAAAAGATCAAGACTCTGATTGGCTCATCTTTGATGCAAAGGATATTACCTACCAATCCGAGTTGTCGTTCACGTCTAGACAAGCTGACTGATAGGAAGTCAACTGTAAATACTGTTTTCCCAGATAAATTCTATTAGCactgaagagaaagatgaCGTAAGATCATTCTACCATGAAGTTGTCATGATATGCCTTGTCTCCTGTATGTAGTATAACCCATCATGCTAGGTAATACCAACCTCGGGACTTGAAACAAAGAAACAAGCAAACATATCCAAACTCGGGGTCTAGTTTGCTTTCAACTCGTACAGCATTGGACCCCATGTAAAGTAGGTTGTTTTGCTAACCAACCATCGCTGGCTTCGTGGTCTACCTAATCGAAAAACTCGCAGTCCTTGATTATCAGTTCCATCGATTGCATCCATGGACGCTAGCGGGGCCGTTGGTGGGGGACAGGGTCTCCTGTTGAGGCTCTTCAGCAGGTCCATCCACTAATCATACTGAAATTTAGCCCCTGGAGGGGCCGGGGACGACCCCGGAGCGTATGCACTTAGCTATTTGAACCCCGTATTCGAAAGCCTTCACTTCCACTGGAAGCTGTCAACTTCACAACCTAAGTTAGCTGAACAACTCCGCCGTCGCGTCTACGACGTACATTGAAAATTACAACGTCGATCACGCGCATAATCTGTAGGAGCACTCGCGATCACGATGTATCACCTCGCCAAAGGCATTTACCTCTATGCGACCAGCAAAGAAGGTACTTTCAACACCTCGTGATTTCTTCCCTTGAACGCTAACCTCGCTATCTTGCTAGAATACTCTGTAATTCTTCTAGGTCTTGACAATGCCGGCAAAACCACCTTTCACGAACAAGTCAAGTCCATGTTCCTACCAAATAGACCCGACCCGAAGCTCAAGACAGTACCCACCGTAGGCCAGAACGTTTCGACGATACCCCTACAAGACATGTACCTCAAGCTTTGGGACGTAGGCGGTCAGCACTCGCTCCGAAAGCTCTGGGAGAGTTACTATGCAAGCTGCCATGCTAtagtcttcatcatcgacagcaCAGATATTGGCGACGGAAACATTGAGCATGACGAGAACGTTGGCAGACTGGAGGAGTGTCGGCTAGTCCTCGAGGACGTCCTACAACACTCTGAAACTGAAGGGGTACCACTTCTAATTCTAGCAAACAAACAGGATCGCGAGGATTGCGTCGAGACAATACGCATCAAGGAGGGTCTAGTAAAGAAGGTTATGGAGGGAGACAAGGGCTCCGCTGTCCGCGACTCTCGTGTGCTGGCCATGAGTGCTCTTACTGGCGACGGGGTCCGAGAAGCTATCGAGTGGGTAAGGACAAGAGTACAATGGAACAAAGAGTCTCGACCGCCTGTGATGCGGTAGTTTCTAACATGAGTGGCCTTTATGTGCGATCACTAGAGCTTATGAGCTACGACAGTACCTGGGTTGGCGTATGTATCGGAGTTTGTATGGAGCATCAGTAAATCACTGCATAGCCTTGAAGCACGGGAAACACTGGGCGAACATTTTGCGGGGTATCATGGTTTCTATTTTCCTCTGGGTTTATTGCTTTTCTTGGTATTAAGTTGCAGATGTTAGCCTCACCTGTCATTCTCGGCTGTCAACTCAGCCATGAGCCCTCCTTTGTCCCTTCGCTTTGCGTCCTCAGCCAGCTTACTATCCACTAGGTCAGATAGCTCCTTAGATCGGTTGAGTGCTCCTTGAGCACACTGGATGAAGAGTGGTGCGTCAAGAGAAGTTCCTCCCAGTTTGGCAATCTGACAAATCTCGCCATGCTTGTTGAGACTGTATGTGCAGTGAGAAACTCGCAGTTGCTCCTCAAGCCAGTTGGTATCAACGAGGACTTGGCTTCCATCTTCGCCAAAGAAGCTGAAGGTGACACAGAAAGGGGAGTGTAGCCAGCTTAGAGGCACGGGCTCTCGCTCAGCAGGTGTGTAGATGGTGAGGTTTTCTCCCTCAATGCTGGAATCAGGCTTGCGGAAATGTCGAAGAGCTGCAACAACTGCTAAACAAGCCGCGTCTGTGAGGTTTCCGTCATGCGTGAGGACGTGAAGATCGACTCTGATAGACCAACATTTCTGGCCGGCGATGAGGCATAGTGACTCGGTGTCTAGCGCACCAGATCTTCTGATTGTTTTCTCGAGAAGCCTGGAGAGAAGAACCTCCTCGAGCGAAGGGCGGTTGACCTCATACGAAGGGGCAACCATGGGACTGAGTTCTGATGTGATTGTGAAAACTCCGTCAAAGGGACGGTCTGAGTATGGCACGGTGACTTCTGCTGAGACTTTTGCTAGAACTCTGAGAGTTTTATTAGCAAGAACTATATATCACTAAGATATAATAGTGAAATACCTTGTTTTTCCATACTTGACTTCCGCAACTCCATATTCATCTCCAAAGGTGAGTTCAAGAGGTCGAAACTCGTCGAATTTGCGCCCGTCTAATCGCAAACCTTCATCGAGAGCTTGGGTGACAAAAGTCCTCTCAGGAAGAGAAGGTTCAGCTTCACGAGGCATGATTGACTATTATTTTTGTGTGAATATTTCGTGACAGGAAATGCTGTGTTTATAAACTGCCAAAGCGTAACAGACAGAGAGAAACATTGAAGAAATTCTGCCAGGCGGTGAGGCGCCATGTACGGTAGGCCTGCTTCTCATGTACGCCTCGCGTCGGCAATGTTCAAGACTTCTTATTGACATTGAAACACCATTTTTTCAAGAATTTATTGAGGAACTATCGCCATGACTACTGCGCATAGACCTACGTTCGATCCGGTCCGTATTCTCCCTTCTATTTCTTCAGCGCATACTGACTTTTACAGGCCCGTGGCAAAGAAGCCCTCCGAGGTCCAGCCTACCATCAACGCCTTCTCCCAGCCCACACCCAACTCAAATATCGTCAAGCCGGTCAAGGCGGCGATGCTGACGAACCCACGCGCGATCTCGCTGCCGAGCTTCTCGCTGCTGAAGCCGCCCATttcaccaagaagaacggcGCCCCTGCCCTCATTGACGATGccgacgaggacgacgaaACCAGCGTGTCCAATGGCGCGAAGCGAGCGCTTCCAAGCGCTGAAGGTGAGGGGGAAGATCTAGAGGCGAAGAGACGGCGGATACTAGCAGAAACAAGAGCTATCGATGCCGACGATAGCGAagaggacgacgacgatgacagtgaagacgacgaggatAGCGATGATGACTCTGATGCAGAGCTGCAGAGAGAGTTGGACCGTGTACGAAGAGAgcgagaggagagaaagaagaaagaggtaAGTCTGATCGGTTCTTAGATGCAGATAATGGTTTGCTGATACACATCACAGGAGGCCGAGCGActcaaagaagaggaagaggcccGAGAACGAGATATTGCCCTAGGAaatcctcttctcaacaagcaagATTTCAATATGAAGCGCCGCTGGGACGATGACGTGGTATTCAAGAACCAGGCACGTGGCACAGaagacaagggcaagaaaaAGGAGTTC encodes the following:
- a CDS encoding chromatin modification-like protein VID21 (At least one base has a quality score < 10), whose protein sequence is MTEVGAADLSRLLQTKRNECSSIVTSRKRKLRELFAVATQSEGLPHPVLTNPDAPTTTPAEWQFLQANDIIQGKTLNEASIPARPTISLELFKKSLAKAIFIAPEPAPKRTLEDASKPEIANVQDKEQSNGTYPPPKVGDAPPKRTPSPPPSTDPATTDKAGSLPTPTSQPVPLPEDAIVEPTSTTSPVTQTAADTNANSKSKAQDIPNASEVSDTPAPRQPQVTFESGTKGENAGPGASTAEKTSRGPSTSSDTKGAALTVKPPTDATRAPDALSSPGSTAQSATTPAVHDDASTDTSPEHEGPQFVEPAEEKQTGDEVEEGVNEKDEKETSDDVGATLSQDLQNRVLEAPPDSAEAQLLQESIRSSVAAEAAATAASPSHQTEPVTSAPVSEDVDMSGADDVIVQPTALNANEQVKEDSTQTKSDIDIARANSFENSDEVPGIKEIPDSQEEPPEQMDVDVPEPKATVQAQTQSQEVKSDGSTQATEKAPSTPTPAPISDVATVPVESAPKESPQKVERAVTRVSSRAMRPKSVSEIVGATPRQTPTVEHTSTNKSLDNQLTPLTSTPKSPSLRHRHISAHQRQRSRSQPSTVVFGKQSKKADERSIVASQRDPIIPTEDYYTPLFVQGFAGSSSWMQPIEKILYTANKTVTTPDANLAIQDHQACKVLRRVYHLQQHDKWSLRQPKRCPEPTRPPSHWDVMLQEMKWMRTDFREERKWKRAVAKNLAYACAEWHESTPEERKLMQVSAVIPPKAQPAPDVSMGDVEGENQLTPDLISSGDVESIDNLDDLTEDFPETIAPSAIFSLQDDDVIFGLRRTAAADQLLEELPMFGKPLQVPKFDLTGPEWDPDAHWRRPALPLSKYVEGHMKLVSDGPPRKRSRYDYQNEDSDDEGEAGFVSSDPSPSLPLPPATDEVALFNPEMKHIRDRLYVGHQFRPPSEYPMPLQSFFECRSPSQWTINEDDELRNLVREYSYNWSLIASMLAPKSRFTSGAERRTQLRRMQPIKRVDDPASQRTNKTPREYSILRHERDQALAEKMAQYASRQEAQRRAALQARAQGQAQMAGTPGAAQVGQNSAQAAAAAAAAVAAANGMNGVGRLNVPNQLAVAAAAAGQARPRMPMQSPAANGMGGVPSQMAGGLVPPNQMTSAQQAQLQAMQGQHNRMPMPNPQPDVNLMMRAQRISEQQRLAQMQHAQGGPGTPGQGANGSQQSPPLNMRNGVNSINGANTMNQQNFINNAQAMMAQFNSGNLGSPQANGLHMPAGPAGSIAPRPQAQLPPSIAAQLVQLEAQFRTKNPTLPPDQIRQMATEHLTRLMMAQRTAMNSAAGTANGQGGLAASIAATTSPHQYAALLRQQQQQQASQAAGSPGQQHQQLHQQHQQAKQQQPQQQPQQQQQGQGQGQAQAQAQQQQQAQQQQQRQASGSATPSAG
- a CDS encoding CPA1 family monovalent cation:H+ antiporter — translated: MLLIIAFFTSYMLQMKKVTAIHETVISIFAGMVVGLVLMIASGDSIRNMISFDYQIFFNLLLPPIILSSGYELHQANFFRNIGTILTFAFAGTFLSAVVIGLILYIFTLLPGSLGMTFVDAISVGATLSATDPVTILAIFNTYKVDPKLYTIIFGESILNDAIAIVIFETAQKYKKGEAANLGIVSFFEGTGIFLLVFFCSMFIGFIVGVGTALLLKFTYLRRIPKIESCLIVLIAYATYFFSHGLHMSGIVSLLFCGITLKHYAYFNMSRRTQLTTKFIFQILSQLSENFIFIYLGLALFTDNNLSFQPPLIIVTILAVCAARWVAVFPLSKAINWFIRYRASRRGQEVGDELPYNYQAMLYWAGLRGAVGVALAALLTGDNAPALRATVLVVVVLTVIIFGGTTARMLEILGIRTGVVEEVDSDDEFDIETFGGGLQVKRSGTGIGYNPRRNGSVALGSLEAGQSASYVSGASSPHTGGRPVSKSRKNSIPERSDLLRHNDDSDIGSDIDVSDLPPPARRSPLPRASTAPPSRVDSAYATPTTETPGGQPITATNALRQLWSSEDPASVFHHLDEDFIKPRLLLQGDGSRGGHGGPS
- a CDS encoding CPA1 family monovalent cation:H+ antiporter, with the translated sequence MASARFVGMGFQLLKRATDEESDPEEGDSAQKELFAAWALFISIMLLIIAFFTSYMLQMKKVTAIHETVISIFAGMVVGLVLMIASGDSIRNMISFDYQIFFNLLLPPIILSSGYELHQANFFRNIGTILTFAFAGTFLSAVVIGLILYIFTLLPGSLGMTFVDAISVGATLSATDPVTILAIFNTYKVDPKLYTIIFGESILNDAIAIVIFETAQKYKKGEAANLGIVSFFEGTGIFLLVFFCSMFIGFIVGVGTALLLKFTYLRRIPKIESCLIVLIAYATYFFSHGLHMSGIVSLLFCGITLKHYAYFNMSRRTQLTTKFIFQILSQLSENFIFIYLGLALFTDNNLSFQPPLIIVTILAVCAARWVAVFPLSKAINWFIRYRASRRGQEVGDELPYNYQAMLYWAGLRGAVGVALAALLTGDNAPALRATVLVVVVLTVIIFGGTTARMLEILGIRTGVVEEVDSDDEFDIETFGGGLQVKRSGTGIGYNPRRNGSVALGSLEAGQSASYVSGASSPHTGGRPVSKSRKNSIPERSDLLRHNDDSDIGSDIDVSDLPPPARRSPLPRASTAPPSRVDSAYATPTTETPGGQPITATNALRQLWSSEDPASVFHHLDEDFIKPRLLLQGDGSRGGHGGPS
- a CDS encoding CPA1 family monovalent cation:H+ antiporter, with translation MKRLYPSLLVRSLKSTTGDQWLTCLLLAGMVVGLVLMIASGDSIRNMISFDYQIFFNLLLPPIILSSGYELHQANFFRNIGTILTFAFAGTFLSAVVIGLILYIFTLLPGSLGMTFVDAISVGATLSATDPVTILAIFNTYKVDPKLYTIIFGESILNDAIAIVIFETAQKYKKGEAANLGIVSFFEGTGIFLLVFFCSMFIGFIVGVGTALLLKFTYLRRIPKIESCLIVLIAYATYFFSHGLHMSGIVSLLFCGITLKHYAYFNMSRRTQLTTKFIFQILSQLSENFIFIYLGLALFTDNNLSFQPPLIIVTILAVCAARWVAVFPLSKAINWFIRYRASRRGQEVGDELPYNYQAMLYWAGLRGAVGVALAALLTGDNAPALRATVLVVVVLTVIIFGGTTARMLEILGIRTGVVEEVDSDDEFDIETFGGGLQVKRSGTGIGYNPRRNGSVALGSLEAGQSASYVSGASSPHTGGRPVSKSRKNSIPERSDLLRHNDDSDIGSDIDVSDLPPPARRSPLPRASTAPPSRVDSAYATPTTETPGGQPITATNALRQLWSSEDPASVFHHLDEDFIKPRLLLQGDGSRGGHGGPS
- a CDS encoding ADP-ribosylation factor like protein 1; this translates as MYHLAKGIYLYATSKEEYSVILLGLDNAGKTTFHEQVKSMFLPNRPDPKLKTVPTVGQNVSTIPLQDMYLKLWDVGGQHSLRKLWESYYASCHAIVFIIDSTDIGDGNIEHDENVGRLEECRLVLEDVLQHSETEGVPLLILANKQDREDCVETIRIKEGLVKKVMEGDKGSAVRDSRVLAMSALTGDGVREAIEWVRTRVQWNKESRPPVMR
- a CDS encoding exosome complex component RRP45, giving the protein MPREAEPSLPERTFVTQALDEGLRLDGRKFDEFRPLELTFGDEYGVAEVKYGKTRVLAKVSAEVTVPYSDRPFDGVFTITSELSPMVAPSYEVNRPSLEEVLLSRLLEKTIRRSGALDTESLCLIAGQKCWSIRVDLHVLTHDGNLTDAACLAVVAALRHFRKPDSSIEGENLTIYTPAEREPVPLSWLHSPFCVTFSFFGEDGSQVLVDTNWLEEQLRVSHCTYSLNKHGEICQIAKLGGTSLDAPLFIQCAQGALNRSKELSDLVDSKLAEDAKRRDKGGLMAELTAENDR